The Methanobacterium sp. sequence ATTTTCCGCATTAAATTCGATTTCCATATTACCCACCAAAAAATTTCAAATCATTCTAAAGGCTTAAACAGGAATTTTCCGGCTCGACATTTAGGGCATTTCCACCCTTTAGGTAAATCCTCAAAGGGTGTACCCGGCGCAATATTAGAACGTTCATCTCCCTTATCAGGATCGTATATGTAACCACAAACAATACATTGATATTTCATGGATTAACCTCCCTATGCTTTTAATCTTTTGTTTTTCATTCCATAAATTTTTAGCTATATCCTAAAAGAGTTATATTCATTTGATGCATATGCTGTTTTTAAAATCAATGATGATAGACTTCATAAAGCATATTTCAAAAATAAATAAAAAAATAATTAAATTAATTAAAAATAAAATGAGGGAAAATTTCCCCACTATTTACTGTTAATTATTTCATTAACAGCGTCGTTAATTTCTTTATTCTGCATTAAGATGTTAGCGGCAGTTTGAATATCTTTATCCTGCATTAACTTACTAATTTCATCTTGAACGTCCTTATTTTGTATTAAGCTGCGTATCTGAAATCTAACGTTCTTGTTCTGCAAAATATCAACAATTAAATTCTGAACATCGCTATTTTTAACTACATCAGTTATCTGCAGGTTATCCTGCATGAAATCTGCTTTTAACTTATTGATATCATTAGATATATCTGGACTTGCATTTTGAATCTGAGTAAATGTGTTTTTAATTTCACTGTACACATTGGGATTCATATTCTGGATTTGATGCTCTATTGTGGAGTTACTTGAGTCAGCCGCGTATACTGGAACTGATCCAATAATTACTGCCAGAAGACAAAGCGTTACGATTTTGTTCATTGAGTATCACCCCGTGCTTTAGATGTAACTTGAAATCATTGGCCCATTATATGCCTTTGATTATAAAAATAATTTTCCATATTTACAACATTTACAATCAGGCTCATTAAACCAGGTAAATACAAATTATATGCGTAAATAATCTTTTTTAAGCATTAAAAAAGCTATAAAAAGCAATATAGATATCATACTAAACTAAGTTAAAAATTTTTAAGCTCTCCACCATATCATCAATTTAAGCCATAATTAAACCATAATAAACCTATTTTAATATAATAAAAACTTAAAATAGGACTATAAACATGCATAATTATATAATACTAACTTAATTTTCTAAAATAAATATAAAAGCATCCTGATTTAATTTATATTAGCTATGAAGTTATTAAAAATTAAGCCATATAACTTTTACACTTAAAAAGGATTTAAAATTAGATTTTATATACGATTCCCAATAAAAGGCCATTAATATGAGAA is a genomic window containing:
- a CDS encoding rubredoxin, giving the protein MKYQCIVCGYIYDPDKGDERSNIAPGTPFEDLPKGWKCPKCRAGKFLFKPLE